The following coding sequences are from one uncultured Desulfobacter sp. window:
- a CDS encoding class I SAM-dependent methyltransferase has protein sequence MTQKIRIKTGTVEETLLLPLWGRAYETRQKTPRLVDKSAVEIIDQIDYDFSDIEKTQSMSQHGWVARSLHTDKMAQGFIKQHPQATIVNIGCGLDTTFSRIDNGQIMFYELDLPDVMTLRKNFYEDSDRHKSIASSFLDTEWFKQITVRDGLLFLAGGVFCYFNEAQIKEFFIQVADYFKSCDFYFDSLSPLGMKFAKKQVLKKGGMGISMDGGWGLKPVNVLETWDKRIQVINSIPMSKGMKQGVPFKAKLASTIADMLGVCSMVHMRISQT, from the coding sequence ATGACTCAGAAAATACGTATCAAAACCGGCACTGTTGAGGAGACGCTTTTACTCCCGTTATGGGGCAGGGCATATGAAACACGGCAAAAGACCCCGCGGCTGGTTGATAAAAGCGCGGTGGAGATTATTGATCAGATTGACTATGATTTTTCAGATATTGAAAAAACCCAATCCATGTCACAGCATGGTTGGGTTGCACGCAGCCTGCATACGGATAAAATGGCGCAAGGGTTCATAAAACAACATCCCCAGGCGACAATTGTCAATATCGGCTGTGGCCTGGACACCACCTTCAGCCGTATTGATAATGGTCAAATCATGTTTTATGAACTTGATCTGCCCGATGTCATGACCCTGAGGAAAAATTTTTATGAAGACAGTGACAGGCACAAAAGCATTGCCTCTTCATTTCTGGACACTGAATGGTTTAAGCAGATAACAGTCCGGGACGGATTGCTGTTTCTGGCCGGTGGTGTCTTTTGTTATTTTAATGAAGCGCAGATCAAAGAATTTTTCATTCAAGTTGCGGACTATTTTAAATCATGTGATTTTTATTTTGATTCCCTTTCTCCTTTGGGGATGAAATTTGCGAAAAAGCAGGTGCTCAAAAAAGGCGGCATGGGCATATCCATGGATGGGGGATGGGGACTGAAACCGGTAAACGTCCTTGAAACATGGGACAAAAGAATTCAGGTCATAAATTCAATCCCCATGTCCAAAGGAATGAAGCAAGGGGTGCCGTTTAAAGCAAAATTAGCATCTACCATTGCAGATATGCTTGGTGTTTGCTCGATGGTGCATATGAGAATCAGCCAAACCTGA
- a CDS encoding ABC transporter ATP-binding protein — protein sequence MESKIKPTTFLQSYKAGKTIAGENGPEYKRSMLLFIAAFTAEGLAYLCFFPLLSSLFDAGPSVSGATLWLFVMMLLVAVELYCRWYGHDFDFKGTIVDVAHRLRLDLGEKLKNMPLEKLYFYKTGTLNNVFSVGVEYSLLSMGIVSSVIIQTVIPPVLLILATFMIEWRLAFAMLVLFCIAVPVQKWHRSGSSRGKIACGKALAQVESDVLEYVQGLPVLRSTNQVGERAVGLQASLRNHKKVQTKSVIALIAPMVVMSGIVEIGLIAVLSIGVFMISQGSLTLSVSAALLVIISRFSEPLSLFSNLTQVFDIMDAAFIRITELLSIKPLAVASPPAELRQFDIAFSQVSFAYAKEDQYALQDVSFSIPAGKLTALVGPSGSGKTTITKLIMRYADPQEGLVKIGGTDIKQIRQEDLMKNLSVVFQDVYLFDDTILNNIRMGNPGATDEQVKDAAQKAFCHEFINRLPDGYNTVVGDIGGAMSGGEKQRISIARAILKDAPVVMLDEPTAALDTQSEVAVQKAIDTLVADKTVIVIAHRLSTIAGADNILVVENGRIAEQGTHTQLMTLQKRYAAMWHAQQRTKEWNISGY from the coding sequence ATGGAATCGAAAATAAAACCGACCACCTTTTTGCAGTCATATAAGGCGGGGAAAACAATAGCCGGAGAGAATGGCCCGGAATATAAAAGAAGCATGCTGCTGTTTATTGCCGCCTTTACTGCCGAAGGATTGGCATATCTGTGCTTTTTCCCGCTGCTCTCCTCTCTTTTCGACGCTGGGCCTTCTGTGTCCGGCGCGACCTTATGGCTTTTTGTCATGATGCTGCTGGTTGCAGTTGAGCTGTATTGCAGATGGTATGGGCATGACTTTGATTTTAAAGGTACCATCGTGGATGTCGCCCACAGGCTGCGCCTTGATCTTGGGGAAAAACTCAAGAACATGCCCCTGGAAAAACTGTATTTTTATAAGACCGGCACATTGAACAATGTGTTTTCCGTCGGGGTTGAATATTCCCTGCTCTCCATGGGCATTGTCAGTTCCGTCATCATACAGACGGTCATTCCGCCGGTTCTTTTGATTCTTGCTACCTTTATGATTGAATGGCGGCTGGCTTTTGCAATGCTTGTGCTTTTCTGTATTGCGGTGCCTGTTCAAAAGTGGCACAGAAGCGGGTCAAGCAGAGGAAAGATAGCCTGTGGCAAGGCCCTGGCCCAGGTGGAATCAGACGTACTTGAATATGTACAGGGCCTGCCTGTGTTGCGTTCAACCAACCAGGTCGGCGAACGGGCTGTTGGACTGCAGGCATCCCTTCGTAATCATAAAAAAGTACAGACAAAATCAGTCATAGCGCTTATCGCGCCCATGGTTGTAATGTCCGGAATTGTGGAGATCGGTCTGATTGCTGTGTTGTCCATCGGCGTATTTATGATATCTCAGGGCAGTCTGACCCTGTCCGTATCCGCCGCACTGCTGGTCATTATCTCTCGTTTCAGCGAGCCGTTATCTTTGTTTTCAAACCTGACCCAGGTTTTTGATATTATGGATGCCGCTTTTATCCGGATAACGGAATTGCTTTCCATCAAACCATTGGCGGTCGCTTCCCCGCCGGCGGAACTCAGACAATTCGACATTGCGTTTTCTCAAGTCTCTTTTGCCTATGCCAAAGAGGATCAATATGCCCTGCAGGATGTCTCCTTCTCCATCCCGGCCGGTAAACTGACGGCCCTTGTGGGCCCGTCCGGTTCCGGCAAAACAACAATTACCAAATTGATCATGCGTTACGCCGATCCCCAGGAAGGGTTGGTGAAAATAGGTGGTACGGATATCAAGCAAATCAGGCAGGAGGATTTGATGAAAAATTTATCCGTGGTCTTTCAGGATGTCTATTTGTTTGATGACACCATCTTAAATAATATCAGGATGGGCAATCCCGGTGCCACGGATGAACAGGTCAAAGATGCGGCCCAAAAGGCATTTTGCCATGAGTTCATCAACCGTTTGCCCGATGGGTATAATACGGTAGTGGGGGATATCGGGGGGGCTATGTCCGGCGGGGAAAAGCAGCGGATAAGCATCGCAAGGGCCATACTCAAAGACGCCCCCGTTGTCATGCTGGATGAACCCACGGCGGCATTGGATACCCAAAGCGAGGTGGCGGTACAAAAGGCCATCGATACACTGGTTGCAGACAAAACCGTTATTGTGATCGCCCACCGCCTCTCCACCATTGCCGGGGCCGACAATATCCTGGTGGTGGAAAACGGTAGAATCGCGGAGCAGGGGACCCACACGCAATTAATGACCCTGCAGAAAAGATACGCTGCCATGTGGCATGCGCAACAGAGAACAAAAGAGTGGAATATTTCAGGCTATTAA
- a CDS encoding ABC transporter ATP-binding protein, giving the protein MKKNEIKRGLWAIMDPVMSWIYLAMAMTAVGAVASIVGIYFMAGALNAVVTGDHAAVLGFSINLWLLLTLIAVLVIISFLCRKGGFVISHLGAFRLEQILRTRLSEHLAKLPLGFITNTGSGTLKKVLVDDVNMLHAFVADTTPFIGKSLAGPVMSLVMMFVIDWRLALVSITVLLLGGIFMRLAMRDNEVLRKKYDESQEMINSAVIEFVQAMPVVRTFDTGTSSFKRYTKALDEFRVAVKSWYDYSGNASRMGILILSPMPTLVAVTAAGIFFVSTGTLAFPYFIALLMLSTGMADAMMPLMWLNNFIKKSEAGALRIQDIMDMKTMPVSEQPQQPKDASVVFEQVSFRYENRDSYALRDVSFEVPEGTVTALVGPSGAGKTTVARLIPRFWDVEKGTIRIGGTDIRNMLPETLMRHVSFVFQDTFLFNDTIANNIRLAKPEASDEEIYQAAKASQIHDFILSLPDGYQTVAGDRGLRLSGGQKQRITIARAILRNAPIVVLDEATAFADPENEEEIIRAVSSLMKGKTVIIIAHRLSTIRDVNQIIVFDQGMIAEKGRHGELINNNGVYAVLWKNYEQAQAWNLQK; this is encoded by the coding sequence ATGAAAAAGAACGAAATAAAACGAGGATTGTGGGCGATCATGGATCCGGTGATGTCCTGGATTTATCTGGCAATGGCCATGACTGCCGTTGGCGCGGTTGCGTCCATAGTTGGTATATATTTCATGGCCGGGGCTCTGAACGCCGTTGTAACCGGAGACCATGCGGCTGTGTTGGGATTTAGCATTAATCTCTGGCTTTTGCTTACCCTCATCGCCGTTCTGGTGATCATCAGTTTTCTGTGCCGCAAGGGTGGCTTTGTGATTTCCCATCTGGGTGCCTTTCGTCTTGAGCAGATTCTGAGAACCAGGCTCTCTGAGCATCTGGCGAAACTGCCTTTGGGGTTTATTACCAACACCGGGTCAGGAACGTTGAAAAAAGTGCTTGTGGATGATGTGAACATGCTTCACGCTTTTGTGGCGGACACCACCCCGTTTATCGGCAAAAGCCTTGCAGGGCCGGTGATGTCCCTGGTCATGATGTTTGTCATTGACTGGCGTCTTGCCCTGGTGAGCATCACGGTGCTGCTTTTGGGCGGGATTTTCATGCGTTTGGCCATGAGGGACAATGAAGTGCTAAGAAAAAAGTATGATGAAAGCCAGGAGATGATTAATTCGGCCGTCATTGAGTTTGTGCAGGCCATGCCGGTGGTTAGAACCTTTGATACAGGGACAAGTTCCTTTAAAAGATACACCAAGGCCCTGGATGAATTCCGGGTTGCGGTTAAGTCGTGGTATGACTATTCCGGTAACGCCTCCAGGATGGGAATCCTGATTTTAAGTCCCATGCCCACACTGGTGGCCGTCACTGCTGCGGGTATTTTTTTTGTATCCACAGGAACCCTTGCCTTTCCCTATTTCATAGCCCTTTTGATGCTCAGTACCGGCATGGCGGATGCCATGATGCCGCTCATGTGGCTCAATAACTTCATAAAAAAATCCGAAGCCGGGGCATTGAGAATACAGGATATCATGGACATGAAGACCATGCCGGTGTCAGAGCAGCCCCAACAGCCCAAAGACGCATCCGTCGTGTTTGAGCAGGTGAGCTTCAGGTATGAAAACAGGGACAGTTATGCCCTGCGAGATGTCAGCTTTGAAGTCCCGGAAGGGACCGTAACGGCACTGGTCGGGCCATCCGGCGCCGGCAAGACCACAGTGGCAAGATTGATACCCAGATTCTGGGATGTTGAAAAAGGAACCATCAGAATCGGCGGTACTGATATTCGCAATATGCTGCCCGAAACGTTGATGCGCCATGTGTCGTTTGTCTTCCAGGATACCTTCTTATTCAATGACACCATTGCCAACAACATCAGGCTGGCCAAACCGGAAGCCTCGGATGAAGAGATATACCAAGCGGCAAAGGCATCGCAGATCCATGATTTTATCCTGTCGCTCCCAGACGGCTACCAAACCGTTGCCGGAGACAGGGGGTTGAGGCTTTCTGGCGGGCAGAAGCAGAGAATCACCATAGCCCGGGCAATCTTGAGAAATGCGCCCATTGTTGTGCTTGACGAGGCAACCGCCTTTGCCGACCCGGAAAACGAGGAAGAGATTATTCGTGCGGTGTCAAGTCTGATGAAAGGCAAAACCGTCATCATCATCGCCCACAGGCTGTCCACCATAAGAGATGTGAACCAGATCATTGTGTTTGACCAGGGCATGATTGCAGAAAAAGGGCGCCATGGGGAGCTGATTAACAATAACGGTGTTTACGCAGTGCTCTGGAAAAACTACGAACAGGCACAGGCGTGGAACCTGCAAAAATAA
- a CDS encoding AraC family transcriptional regulator produces the protein MEKTIILEFSYDDFITHYGKKVCSYTEPEPDEFFWHCPRELGCGTFQRVKIRPGFDLWLTDCSFCRDIIFKNYEIPVTLQFNFTLSGHYRVRFNDNPDYNRYFGEFHGISYYNSAYSYCRLVHDVPSRSVSLTLQPNVFLNFYKRHLHLIPPMIHDMIQGKVNAGYLYQSTITPAIREVIHQIIGCRFHGIARKLFLESKALELLSLQLDQICTTPLSSPSCMRIHRHDKKRVEGVRDLLDGNLETPPSLQQLAKAAGMSHPKLNRCFKEMYGMTVFQYLRTERLNRAKIMLQEEGYSVTETAFQVGYDSVSHFSQVYKKQFGASPSASVRFMTEG, from the coding sequence TTGGAGAAAACAATTATTCTGGAATTCAGTTATGACGACTTTATCACCCATTATGGTAAAAAAGTATGTTCCTATACTGAACCGGAGCCCGATGAATTTTTCTGGCATTGTCCCCGGGAGTTGGGGTGCGGTACATTCCAAAGAGTAAAAATCAGGCCGGGGTTTGATCTGTGGCTGACGGACTGCTCCTTTTGCCGGGATATCATTTTTAAAAATTATGAAATTCCGGTAACCCTCCAATTTAACTTTACCCTCTCCGGCCACTATCGTGTCCGCTTTAACGATAACCCGGATTACAATCGGTATTTTGGCGAATTTCATGGGATCAGCTATTATAATAGTGCATATTCCTATTGCAGATTAGTCCATGATGTTCCTTCGCGCAGTGTCTCCCTAACCCTTCAACCGAATGTTTTTTTAAACTTTTATAAAAGGCACCTTCACCTGATACCCCCAATGATTCATGATATGATCCAGGGCAAAGTAAATGCCGGGTACCTGTATCAAAGTACCATTACACCGGCGATTCGGGAGGTCATCCACCAAATTATCGGATGCCGTTTTCACGGCATTGCCCGAAAACTGTTTCTTGAGAGCAAGGCCTTGGAGCTGCTTTCGCTCCAACTGGATCAAATATGTACAACGCCTCTTTCCAGCCCTTCATGCATGAGAATCCACCGCCATGACAAAAAACGGGTTGAAGGGGTCCGGGACCTGCTTGACGGCAATCTGGAAACGCCGCCCAGTCTACAGCAACTTGCAAAGGCTGCAGGCATGTCCCACCCCAAACTCAACCGGTGTTTCAAAGAGATGTATGGGATGACTGTATTCCAATATCTTAGAACAGAGCGGCTCAACAGGGCCAAAATCATGCTTCAGGAAGAAGGCTATTCGGTGACCGAAACCGCCTTTCAGGTGGGATACGATTCGGTGAGCCACTTTTCCCAGGTTTACAAAAAGCAATTCGGCGCCTCCCCCAGTGCGTCGGTCAGGTTTATGACCGAAGGCTGA
- a CDS encoding ATP-binding cassette domain-containing protein — translation MQFACRGLTFTYPEADKPVIENLNFSMNAPGFNAVFGPSGVGKTSFARILAGGSSGPGGSALIYEGISTILYSYNQERLPGWSSTGSHLDKVCPSKNEDLKKKLIKIFKVDSLLTSRFSQLSMGQQNRMNLIRYLIQDFDLLILDESLANVDEALRETIVLAIKEIFPAKLFLYISHNLMEVAQFCKDILVLSRPGKGAVVVQGQDYGTGYTADPKAIDRSMLEIMNAV, via the coding sequence ATGCAATTTGCGTGCAGGGGCCTGACTTTCACCTACCCGGAGGCGGACAAACCGGTTATTGAAAATCTTAATTTTTCCATGAATGCCCCTGGATTTAATGCGGTTTTCGGGCCATCCGGCGTGGGTAAAACATCTTTTGCTAGAATTCTTGCCGGCGGCAGCAGCGGCCCGGGGGGCAGTGCACTGATTTATGAAGGAATTTCCACCATTTTATATTCTTACAACCAGGAGCGTCTGCCCGGCTGGTCCAGCACCGGCAGCCATCTGGACAAGGTCTGCCCCTCAAAAAATGAGGATCTTAAAAAAAAACTGATTAAAATTTTCAAGGTCGACAGCCTGCTGACGTCACGCTTTTCCCAGCTCTCCATGGGGCAGCAGAACCGGATGAACCTGATTCGCTACCTGATCCAGGATTTTGATCTGTTGATACTGGATGAAAGCCTTGCCAATGTGGATGAAGCGTTGCGGGAAACCATTGTCCTGGCCATCAAAGAGATCTTTCCGGCCAAACTGTTTCTCTATATTTCCCACAATCTCATGGAGGTGGCACAATTTTGCAAGGATATCCTGGTGTTAAGCCGCCCCGGCAAAGGTGCCGTTGTGGTGCAGGGCCAGGATTATGGAACAGGATATACGGCAGACCCCAAGGCCATTGACCGGTCCATGCTGGAGATTATGAATGCTGTTTAG
- a CDS encoding ABC transporter permease subunit, whose protein sequence is MLFRRIYQFLIVYCLGVTGLLAVKYATGLSNYVIPGLPLIFDTAHRVLNGYFLDVLNTLSVAVLGQMISILMAFFVGILGRKSSWAGSFIKVMAYNIQAYPIVALAPIIFILLGDGFLSRLLIASMICYFPLLLSVLGIMASPIKDIEHFYIATGRMRWQLEVKIRAFENLNKLTTVIAGSSTLAMAGTIVAEFIAADQGIGYSIRIALYQSDLACILVALFSIGIIISVYQGILETVGEQLKNKWSAPKGGDLI, encoded by the coding sequence ATGCTGTTTAGACGGATCTACCAGTTCTTGATTGTCTATTGCCTCGGTGTCACAGGGCTTTTGGCCGTTAAATATGCAACAGGCCTGTCCAATTATGTCATTCCCGGTTTACCGCTGATATTTGACACGGCACACAGGGTGCTGAACGGGTATTTTCTTGACGTGCTCAATACCCTTTCCGTGGCGGTGCTGGGTCAGATGATCTCCATTCTCATGGCCTTTTTTGTGGGTATCCTGGGCCGCAAGTCATCCTGGGCCGGCTCGTTTATCAAGGTCATGGCCTATAACATCCAGGCCTACCCTATCGTGGCCCTGGCCCCGATCATTTTTATTCTTCTGGGAGACGGATTTTTATCCCGCCTGCTCATCGCCTCCATGATCTGTTATTTTCCGCTGCTGCTGTCGGTATTGGGGATCATGGCCTCGCCCATCAAGGACATTGAACATTTTTACATCGCCACCGGCCGGATGCGCTGGCAGCTGGAAGTCAAAATCCGTGCCTTTGAAAACTTAAACAAGCTGACCACAGTGATTGCAGGGTCATCCACACTGGCCATGGCCGGGACCATTGTGGCTGAATTTATTGCCGCGGATCAAGGCATTGGGTATAGTATACGCATTGCCCTGTACCAGAGTGATCTTGCCTGCATCCTTGTGGCCCTGTTCTCCATCGGTATCATCATATCCGTGTACCAGGGTATTCTGGAAACCGTGGGCGAACAGCTTAAAAACAAATGGTCTGCACCCAAAGGAGGGGATTTGATATGA
- a CDS encoding ABC transporter substrate-binding protein, which translates to MNQTIKTNAMIRTGLLVLCMIFCFTTAPAVAGDTLNYRLKWLFNTSVAGDIIADTGGFFKRAGLEVSVNEGGAGKNAIKELELGYADFGVASADQVIRALEKGADVVVLAQIFQVNPMQWIYRSNQPEIKNLSDLKGRHIGVTFGGNDETIMNTLLAKAGLTPRDVRISSVRFDFTPFLKKEVDVWPVYRNSQGVILEERLGAENEQVKFFNPADYGVSFVANSIVTSGSMMKSHPDTVKAFMTALLAAWEFAMEPANAPRVLAQIKTKDKGTQDDIRQKQLAATRPLIKPDNETKIGIIDTEAWQQTESIMVKEKQIQAPVRVIDRLVGPKK; encoded by the coding sequence ATGAATCAAACAATTAAAACCAACGCCATGATCCGGACAGGTCTTCTGGTCTTGTGCATGATATTTTGTTTTACAACCGCCCCCGCCGTTGCAGGTGACACGCTCAATTACCGCCTGAAATGGCTGTTCAACACCTCTGTGGCCGGTGACATCATCGCCGATACCGGCGGCTTTTTTAAACGAGCAGGGTTAGAGGTCTCCGTGAATGAAGGCGGGGCCGGGAAAAATGCCATCAAGGAGCTGGAGCTGGGGTATGCAGACTTTGGTGTGGCATCCGCCGACCAGGTCATCCGGGCCCTTGAAAAAGGCGCTGATGTGGTGGTTCTGGCCCAGATTTTCCAGGTCAACCCCATGCAGTGGATTTACCGGTCCAACCAGCCAGAAATCAAGAATCTTTCCGATTTAAAGGGTCGGCACATCGGCGTCACCTTCGGGGGGAACGATGAAACCATCATGAACACCCTTTTGGCCAAGGCAGGCCTCACACCAAGAGATGTCCGCATATCAAGCGTCCGGTTTGATTTTACCCCGTTTTTAAAAAAAGAAGTGGATGTGTGGCCGGTATACCGCAACTCCCAGGGGGTGATCCTGGAAGAGAGGCTGGGCGCAGAAAACGAACAGGTAAAATTTTTCAATCCCGCAGATTACGGCGTCTCCTTTGTGGCCAATTCGATTGTAACGTCAGGTTCCATGATGAAAAGCCATCCGGACACGGTAAAGGCATTTATGACAGCCTTATTGGCGGCATGGGAATTTGCAATGGAGCCTGCCAACGCACCCCGGGTATTAGCCCAGATCAAAACAAAGGATAAAGGCACCCAAGACGACATCCGGCAAAAACAGCTCGCAGCCACCCGGCCTTTGATCAAGCCGGACAACGAGACAAAAATCGGCATTATTGATACGGAGGCATGGCAGCAGACCGAAAGCATCATGGTCAAGGAAAAACAGATCCAAGCCCCGGTTCGTGTGATAGACCGCCTGGTTGGACCGAAAAAATAG
- a CDS encoding PAS domain-containing protein yields MNVILIFLIYTGLPKGHDNTEFHEARDAEQQISKFYSEIMAQSVDGISIADSRGNYITVNPSFCKMFDYNETELLGMNVKDLVSKESGIVLFPKVVAGESGFRQAKMVKKDGSHFWVEIAASPIKIRDRIFVLGNFRDITKRKQAENALQRSETKFRNLVEASSDLIWEVNRDGEYLYASPQIEEILGYKPAEVIGKTPFTLMPSEESERVCEIFKDMKDKGKTFVSFENINIHRNGSPVVLETSGVPFFDESGEVIGYRGIDRDITERKKTEDALVMEKEKLEDATTQIKKLSGLLPICASCKKIRDDQGYWNKIESYIEKNSDAYFSHGLCPECSDKLYGKEDWYIKRKKKRLQ; encoded by the coding sequence TTGAATGTTATCTTAATTTTTTTGATTTACACAGGCTTGCCGAAAGGACACGACAATACGGAGTTTCATGAAGCCAGAGACGCTGAGCAACAAATCAGCAAATTTTATAGTGAGATAATGGCACAATCAGTCGATGGGATAAGCATAGCAGACAGCCGGGGGAATTATATCACGGTCAACCCATCATTTTGTAAAATGTTCGATTACAATGAGACGGAGTTATTGGGGATGAATGTCAAAGATCTGGTGTCAAAAGAATCAGGGATTGTGTTATTCCCAAAAGTTGTGGCAGGAGAAAGTGGCTTCAGACAAGCAAAGATGGTGAAAAAGGATGGCTCCCACTTTTGGGTTGAAATAGCAGCAAGCCCTATCAAGATAAGGGACCGGATATTCGTCCTTGGTAATTTTCGTGATATCACCAAGCGCAAACAAGCAGAAAACGCGCTACAAAGAAGCGAAACAAAATTTAGAAATCTTGTCGAAGCCTCAAGTGACCTGATATGGGAGGTCAATAGAGACGGTGAATATTTATATGCCAGTCCCCAGATTGAGGAAATATTAGGATACAAACCGGCGGAGGTGATAGGCAAGACCCCATTCACGTTAATGCCGTCGGAAGAATCTGAGCGCGTATGCGAAATATTTAAAGATATGAAGGACAAAGGTAAAACATTCGTTTCATTCGAAAATATTAATATACATAGAAATGGCAGTCCTGTTGTGCTTGAAACAAGTGGCGTGCCTTTTTTTGACGAATCAGGAGAGGTCATTGGGTATCGCGGAATAGATCGAGATATTACTGAACGTAAGAAAACCGAGGACGCATTAGTAATGGAGAAGGAAAAACTTGAGGATGCCACAACACAAATTAAAAAATTGAGTGGGTTGCTGCCCATTTGTGCGTCCTGTAAGAAAATTCGTGATGATCAAGGGTATTGGAATAAAATCGAATCATATATAGAAAAAAATTCTGATGCATACTTCAGTCATGGTTTATGCCCCGAATGTTCAGACAAACTATACGGTAAAGAGGATTGGTACATAAAAAGGAAAAAGAAAAGACTTCAGTAA
- a CDS encoding IS66 family transposase — MDIKQDELDALLERVRSNELQDGDYELIKALVETVAYLNTLSNEKAASIKRLLKMVFGDKTEKKKTSNPHNRPKRKKKKKGHGKIGANAYKGAKKIKICHQSLKSGNDCPACEKGKLYGEKPPAKIVRITGGAPFQATVYELQRLRCNLCGQIFTAQAPDNVGKEKYDAKSGAMLALLKYGSGVPLYRLGKLQASLGMPLPPSTQWEIIESVADKIHPVYTELVRQAAQGKVLYNDDTTMKILSLIKETDKAAKRKGMFTSGILSECDVGKIALFFTGHNHAGENLSRVLKERGSREDRPIQMCDALSRNLPKGFESILCNCLVHGRRNFVDVMDDFPEECDHVIDTVAKIYEHDHKVKEQGLDDAQRLQYHQTHSGPLMRALKVWLEDKFENKEVEPNSSLGKAISYMLNHWQELTRFLEIPGAPLDNNLCEQLLKKSILHRKNSLFYKTEHGAYIGDLFMSLIHTCNLQNINPFEYLTALQKHSSEIFQNPSDWLPWSFENTIAKKSGETTDNL; from the coding sequence ATGGACATAAAGCAGGACGAACTTGACGCGCTCCTTGAGCGGGTAAGATCAAATGAACTGCAGGACGGCGATTATGAGTTGATCAAAGCATTGGTTGAAACCGTTGCTTATTTGAATACGTTGTCCAATGAAAAAGCAGCATCCATTAAACGGTTATTAAAAATGGTATTCGGCGATAAGACCGAAAAGAAGAAAACGTCGAATCCGCATAACCGGCCGAAACGAAAAAAGAAGAAAAAAGGTCATGGCAAAATTGGTGCAAACGCCTATAAAGGTGCCAAGAAGATCAAGATCTGTCATCAAAGCCTTAAGTCAGGTAATGATTGCCCTGCCTGTGAAAAAGGTAAATTGTATGGTGAAAAACCACCTGCCAAGATCGTCCGGATAACCGGCGGTGCTCCCTTCCAGGCGACAGTATATGAACTGCAGAGATTGCGGTGCAACCTTTGTGGGCAGATTTTTACTGCCCAGGCGCCCGACAATGTGGGCAAAGAAAAATATGATGCCAAATCCGGTGCCATGCTGGCCCTTCTAAAATATGGCAGCGGAGTCCCTTTATACCGCTTGGGCAAACTTCAGGCTAGCCTGGGGATGCCGCTGCCCCCATCGACCCAATGGGAAATCATCGAAAGCGTAGCAGACAAGATTCATCCGGTATATACAGAGTTAGTCCGTCAGGCTGCACAAGGCAAGGTGTTGTACAATGATGACACGACAATGAAAATTTTATCCTTGATAAAAGAAACAGACAAGGCAGCCAAGCGAAAAGGGATGTTCACTTCCGGAATCCTGTCAGAATGTGACGTAGGAAAGATTGCCCTGTTTTTTACCGGCCACAATCATGCAGGAGAAAATTTATCCAGGGTTCTGAAAGAACGGGGATCCAGAGAAGATCGGCCAATACAGATGTGTGATGCTCTGTCCAGGAATCTGCCAAAAGGTTTTGAATCGATATTATGCAATTGTCTCGTGCATGGACGCCGTAACTTTGTCGACGTCATGGACGATTTCCCTGAGGAGTGTGACCATGTAATTGATACAGTGGCTAAAATTTATGAGCACGATCATAAGGTAAAGGAGCAAGGCCTGGACGATGCTCAACGCCTTCAATATCATCAAACCCACAGCGGTCCACTGATGCGGGCGCTTAAAGTATGGCTGGAAGACAAGTTTGAAAACAAAGAAGTAGAACCCAACTCCAGTCTGGGCAAGGCCATATCATATATGTTGAATCACTGGCAGGAATTGACCCGTTTCCTGGAGATCCCTGGAGCACCGCTGGATAATAATCTTTGCGAACAATTGCTGAAAAAGTCGATTCTGCACCGAAAAAATTCATTATTCTATAAAACCGAACACGGTGCCTATATTGGCGACCTGTTCATGAGCCTGATACATACCTGCAACCTGCAAAATATAAATCCCTTTGAATACCTGACCGCGCTACAGAAGCACTCTTCCGAGATCTTCCAAAACCCTTCTGACTGGTTGCCGTGGTCATTTGAAAACACAATCGCTAAAAAATCAGGGGAAACAACTGATAATCTCTAA